Proteins encoded within one genomic window of Candidatus Zixiibacteriota bacterium:
- the accC gene encoding acetyl-CoA carboxylase biotin carboxylase subunit: protein MFNKVLIANRGEIALRIIRACRELDLATVAVYSEADRDALHVRFADEDVCIGPGPAKESYLDYKRIIAAAEVTNAGAIHPGYGFLAENADFAEICESCGLVFIGPTPDQIRLLGDKIQAKNVMKKAGVPVIPGSEGIVSSLQEAEQLAEGIGYPVILKAVAGGGGKGMRYCRNVAELERGFQLASTESANAFGNPDLYLEKVVLNPHHVEIQLIGDEAGNYFHYGERDCSIQRRHQKLIEETPSPLMTDDLRKRMGTAAVEGARGVGYRGVGTIEFLVDDKRDFYFMEMNTRIQVEHPVTEEAYEVDLVQDQIRVAMGETLKYKQEEIKPKWAVIECRINAEDVEHDFRPTPGTITGLHLPGGPGVRVDRAMYTGYKIPPFYDSMIAKLIVKGRTREDAVKRMRRCLDEFIVEGVPTTVPFHQEIFQHPDFLAGDYDNTFLETKFRANRQSQEEEHAKLTMKRAGEGEVETARSATTGARDEVKDAVMTENEAGEEASNK, encoded by the coding sequence TTGTTTAATAAAGTCTTGATAGCCAACCGGGGTGAGATTGCTCTGAGAATCATCCGGGCCTGTCGCGAACTGGATTTGGCCACGGTCGCTGTTTACAGCGAAGCTGACCGAGATGCCCTTCATGTACGGTTTGCCGACGAAGATGTTTGTATTGGACCAGGTCCGGCCAAAGAGTCGTACCTTGATTACAAACGCATCATCGCCGCTGCCGAGGTTACCAACGCCGGTGCTATCCATCCCGGATATGGTTTCCTAGCCGAGAATGCCGATTTCGCCGAAATATGTGAATCCTGCGGACTGGTATTCATAGGTCCCACTCCCGATCAGATACGGTTGCTTGGGGACAAGATACAGGCCAAGAATGTTATGAAGAAAGCTGGCGTGCCGGTCATACCCGGATCGGAGGGCATCGTATCTTCCTTACAGGAAGCCGAACAACTGGCCGAGGGGATTGGCTATCCGGTGATTCTCAAGGCAGTCGCTGGCGGCGGAGGTAAGGGCATGCGCTATTGTCGTAATGTAGCCGAGCTCGAACGCGGTTTCCAGCTTGCTTCCACCGAATCAGCAAATGCTTTTGGCAATCCCGACCTGTATTTGGAAAAGGTCGTTCTTAACCCGCACCACGTCGAAATCCAATTAATAGGTGATGAGGCCGGCAATTACTTCCATTATGGGGAACGTGATTGTTCGATCCAGCGACGTCACCAGAAATTAATTGAAGAAACACCATCGCCATTAATGACCGACGATCTGCGAAAAAGGATGGGTACGGCGGCTGTGGAAGGCGCTCGAGGGGTTGGCTACCGTGGCGTAGGTACTATTGAGTTCCTTGTCGATGATAAACGCGATTTCTACTTCATGGAAATGAACACCCGAATCCAGGTAGAGCACCCGGTGACGGAGGAAGCCTATGAAGTCGATCTGGTCCAGGATCAGATTCGTGTTGCTATGGGCGAGACGCTCAAATACAAGCAGGAAGAGATCAAGCCCAAATGGGCTGTGATCGAGTGCCGGATTAACGCCGAGGATGTGGAACATGATTTCCGTCCGACCCCGGGGACAATCACCGGGTTACATTTGCCGGGTGGACCGGGAGTGCGAGTTGATCGGGCTATGTATACGGGCTATAAGATTCCGCCCTTCTATGATTCCATGATTGCCAAACTGATTGTCAAGGGGCGTACTCGCGAGGATGCGGTCAAGCGGATGCGGAGATGTCTTGATGAGTTTATTGTGGAGGGAGTCCCGACTACCGTTCCCTTCCACCAGGAGATATTCCAGCACCCCGACTTCCTGGCCGGGGACTACGACAATACATTCCTGGAAACAAAGTTTAGAGCCAACCGCCAGTCTCAGGAAGAAGAGCATGCCAAACTGACGATGAAGCGGGCTGGTGAGGGAGAAGTCGAAACAGCCAGATCCGCGACCACAGGCGCACGCGATGAAGTCAAGGATGCTGTCATGACAGAAAATGAAGCCGGAGAAGAAGCCAGCAACAAGTGA
- a CDS encoding PilT/PilU family type 4a pilus ATPase — MNLKQMLVEMLNHKASDLHIRVGVRPHLRVNGELEQIATDPITIDLMDQIVQQILSEKQLERFHRKNETDLALSVAKLGRFRINLFRQRGTIGIAIRAVSTSVPAFGDLGLPDVVKDLAQTRRGLIIITGTTGSGKSTTLATLIEEINSTRRANILTVEDPIEYIYRDQKSIISQREVGGDTETFSSALRHAFRQDPDIILIGEIRDLETMSIALTAADTGHLVLTTLHTMNALETISRVISFFPPHQHQQIRLLLGGTLKAIICQRLLTRNDHGGRVPAVEVLVNSAAIRECIMDPEKWSDVNELMEQGFVQYGMQTFDQSMMRLYKQNMISFEEAINNASNPDDFDLRVKGITGSSDRWDDDIKKGDDAESSEQIGGMSKY, encoded by the coding sequence ATGAATCTAAAGCAAATGCTGGTTGAAATGCTCAACCACAAGGCTTCGGACCTTCACATCAGAGTTGGTGTTCGTCCGCACCTGCGCGTTAATGGCGAACTTGAACAGATTGCCACCGACCCCATCACTATCGATTTGATGGATCAGATCGTACAACAGATTCTCAGCGAGAAACAGTTGGAGCGATTTCATCGCAAGAACGAGACGGACCTGGCTCTTTCGGTGGCCAAACTGGGACGGTTTCGCATAAATCTGTTTCGTCAGCGTGGTACGATCGGTATTGCCATTCGTGCTGTCAGTACCTCGGTTCCGGCTTTTGGCGACCTTGGTTTGCCTGACGTAGTCAAGGATCTGGCCCAGACCAGGCGTGGTCTCATCATTATTACCGGAACCACTGGCTCTGGTAAATCGACAACGTTGGCCACGCTTATTGAGGAAATCAACTCCACCCGTCGTGCCAATATCTTAACAGTGGAAGATCCTATTGAATATATCTACCGCGATCAGAAATCGATAATCTCTCAGCGTGAGGTGGGAGGTGATACAGAGACGTTTTCGTCGGCATTGCGCCATGCTTTCCGACAGGACCCGGATATCATTCTTATTGGTGAAATTCGTGATCTCGAAACGATGTCTATCGCATTGACGGCCGCTGATACCGGCCACCTGGTGCTTACCACTCTGCATACTATGAACGCCCTTGAGACCATTAGTCGTGTTATTTCCTTCTTTCCTCCGCATCAGCACCAGCAGATCAGACTCCTGCTGGGTGGAACACTGAAGGCTATTATATGCCAGCGGCTGTTGACACGAAATGATCATGGAGGTAGGGTTCCGGCCGTAGAAGTACTGGTGAACTCTGCCGCCATCAGGGAGTGCATTATGGACCCGGAGAAATGGTCTGATGTCAACGAATTGATGGAGCAGGGGTTCGTTCAGTACGGGATGCAGACGTTTGATCAGTCCATGATGAGACTGTACAAACAGAATATGATCTCTTTTGAAGAAGCCATAAACAACGCCAGCAACCCTGACGACTTTGACCTGCGCGTCAAGGGGATCACCGGTTCTTCGGACCGTTGGGATGACGACATCAAGAAGGGTGATGACGCCGAATCTTCCGAGCAAATAGGCGGGATGTCCAAGTATTGA
- the accB gene encoding acetyl-CoA carboxylase biotin carboxyl carrier protein codes for MNEKYIKKLIRMVEDSDIASLEVSSWGRKVKITHRDCSASDISSGGPVVVHQSAATPIAPPPPPVAATPEASPVADDIGNLVPIKSPIVGTFYSAPAPDADPYAALNQKVNIGQVVCIVEAMKLMNEIESEVSGRVVKILVQNAEPVEFGQTIFLIEPE; via the coding sequence ATGAACGAAAAGTACATTAAGAAGTTGATCCGAATGGTTGAAGACTCCGACATTGCATCGTTGGAAGTATCCAGTTGGGGTCGTAAGGTCAAGATCACTCACCGAGATTGTTCTGCAAGCGATATCAGTAGCGGCGGACCAGTTGTAGTACATCAATCAGCCGCCACTCCAATCGCTCCTCCTCCTCCTCCGGTCGCAGCAACCCCTGAGGCTTCCCCGGTAGCTGATGATATTGGTAATCTTGTGCCGATCAAGTCGCCTATTGTGGGAACATTTTATTCCGCACCGGCCCCCGATGCTGATCCCTATGCTGCTCTAAACCAGAAGGTCAACATCGGCCAGGTCGTTTGTATTGTTGAGGCAATGAAACTCATGAACGAAATCGAATCTGAAGTGAGTGGCCGGGTGGTTAAAATCCTGGTTCAGAATGCCGAACCGGTAGAATTTGGGCAGACCATTTTTCTGATTGAACCGGAATAG
- a CDS encoding aminopeptidase P family protein encodes MSAKRINLLRKKMQKDNLDGLILTQFDWMDGRASVLRYLIGFSGSTGILVIGPRRADFFTDFRYAEQCKKEIKGARVHIVDGDLIGALKEFTQLAPKNMRYGIDHSRMTVEIQGKLRHAWPDVLLTRGGSAIADLGWVKDKAELADIARAVEISDAAFERTLALLQPGIREREIAAELEYQMMMLGSEIAAFETIVASGPRSALPHGAASTKKIRKGEFVTFDFGATYKGYVSDITRTVVVGKATARQKKIYNIVLRAQLAGVRKIKAGVSGKAVDDACRKIITRAGYGKNFGHGTGHGIGYFVHIGPRLSQLSKDKLIAGEVVTVEPGIYIPGWGGVRIEDDVVVTRTGGRVLNRTPKNLLEL; translated from the coding sequence ATGTCAGCAAAACGGATCAATTTGCTTCGCAAGAAGATGCAGAAAGACAATCTGGATGGCCTCATTCTGACACAGTTTGACTGGATGGATGGGCGGGCTTCGGTGTTGCGTTATCTCATAGGCTTTTCCGGCTCAACTGGCATTCTTGTGATCGGCCCCAGACGAGCCGATTTTTTCACTGATTTTCGCTATGCCGAACAATGCAAAAAGGAAATCAAGGGAGCTAGAGTCCATATTGTTGATGGGGATCTTATCGGCGCGCTGAAAGAGTTTACTCAGTTGGCGCCAAAAAATATGCGCTACGGAATTGATCACTCGCGAATGACGGTTGAGATACAGGGCAAGTTGCGACATGCCTGGCCGGACGTACTCCTGACCAGGGGCGGGTCTGCCATTGCAGACCTCGGCTGGGTGAAAGACAAAGCCGAGTTGGCTGATATTGCCCGAGCTGTGGAGATCTCCGATGCAGCTTTCGAGCGCACTCTGGCTCTTTTACAACCCGGTATTCGCGAACGCGAGATAGCCGCAGAACTTGAATACCAGATGATGATGCTCGGCTCCGAAATAGCCGCTTTTGAGACTATAGTAGCTTCCGGTCCTCGATCTGCTCTGCCACACGGTGCGGCTTCGACAAAAAAGATTCGCAAGGGTGAATTTGTTACGTTCGATTTTGGTGCGACCTACAAAGGGTATGTATCCGACATAACCCGCACAGTCGTAGTTGGTAAGGCGACAGCGCGCCAGAAGAAAATATATAATATTGTGCTGCGGGCCCAGTTGGCTGGAGTACGCAAGATTAAGGCCGGAGTGAGCGGCAAGGCGGTAGATGATGCCTGTCGTAAGATCATTACACGCGCCGGATATGGGAAGAACTTTGGTCATGGCACGGGTCACGGTATCGGTTACTTTGTCCATATTGGCCCACGCTTGTCTCAGCTATCGAAGGACAAGTTGATTGCAGGCGAAGTGGTTACCGTTGAGCCGGGTATCTACATTCCCGGTTGGGGTGGAGTTCGGATTGAAGACGACGTGGTGGTCACCCGGACGGGCGGCCGGGTGCTTAATCGCACCCCAAAAAACTTGTTGGAACTTTAG
- a CDS encoding tetratricopeptide repeat protein, translating into MFALSDQHSESSRDELVRQGYWPARAARFLADGKYSRAVEICREYLSDTPHMVSGRLVYAEVLYRAGQVERATEQFYRVLSLDPDHLVALKYLGDIKYADGDELTAQANYQRILEIDPGCCGLRSEMQKRKTETTRTVTIHRRTETAAAMPTEMLREIPFYTETVGDLYLSQGHHRLAASVFQNLVDKDDNPRLREKLDNAEKKIITKEP; encoded by the coding sequence ATGTTCGCATTGTCTGATCAACATTCCGAATCCTCGCGTGATGAGCTTGTCCGACAGGGATACTGGCCGGCTCGTGCAGCCAGGTTTCTGGCTGATGGAAAGTACTCGCGCGCAGTGGAGATTTGTCGTGAGTATCTTAGCGATACACCTCACATGGTATCAGGACGACTCGTCTATGCCGAGGTTCTCTATCGTGCGGGTCAGGTGGAGCGAGCGACCGAACAGTTCTATCGAGTGCTTTCCCTTGATCCCGACCATCTGGTAGCGCTCAAGTATCTTGGCGATATCAAGTACGCCGACGGTGATGAACTAACCGCACAGGCCAATTACCAGCGTATTCTTGAAATCGATCCCGGTTGTTGTGGGTTACGTTCGGAGATGCAAAAGAGAAAAACCGAGACGACCAGAACGGTAACCATACATCGTCGAACGGAGACAGCCGCCGCTATGCCCACGGAAATGCTGCGGGAGATACCATTTTATACGGAGACGGTGGGTGACCTGTATTTGTCGCAGGGGCATCACCGACTGGCGGCGTCCGTATTCCAGAACCTGGTGGATAAAGACGACAATCCGCGCTTGCGTGAAAAACTCGACAATGCAGAGAAAAAGATAATCACAAAGGAACCTTAA
- the rfaE2 gene encoding D-glycero-beta-D-manno-heptose 1-phosphate adenylyltransferase, which yields MTPKNLIPRSRVASVIAGLKRKRHTIVFTNGVFDILHRGHVEYLARAKKLGDILIVGLNSDASVRRLKGQSRPLQRQQDRAAILLALRAVDYVVVFGEDTPDKLIQSVKPDILAKGADYKLSEIVGAEFVKSYGGKVRRIRLTKGQSTSRIIKHTKTS from the coding sequence ATGACTCCCAAGAATCTCATTCCACGGTCCAGGGTCGCGTCGGTAATCGCCGGTCTAAAACGCAAGAGACATACCATTGTGTTTACTAATGGTGTCTTTGATATTTTGCATCGTGGTCACGTTGAGTATCTGGCACGGGCGAAAAAGCTCGGCGATATTTTGATTGTGGGCCTCAATAGTGATGCTTCCGTACGTCGCTTGAAAGGACAATCTCGACCTCTTCAGCGGCAACAAGATCGCGCCGCTATTCTTCTGGCTCTTAGGGCGGTTGACTATGTTGTTGTGTTTGGCGAAGATACGCCCGACAAGCTAATTCAATCCGTGAAGCCTGACATACTTGCCAAAGGAGCTGACTACAAGCTTTCAGAGATTGTCGGAGCAGAGTTTGTAAAGTCATATGGGGGAAAGGTACGGCGCATTCGGCTGACCAAGGGACAGTCTACCAGCAGGATTATCAAGCACACGAAGACAAGCTGA
- the rfaE1 gene encoding D-glycero-beta-D-manno-heptose-7-phosphate kinase, whose protein sequence is MSLDAARFDEISSKIGHAKVMILGDIMLDEYLFGSVHRISPEAPVPVVEVTSDRILLGGAANVAANIRTLGDEPVLVGTVGEDEAAAKLTRLLGQRGISSDFCVTDKSRRTTIKTRIMAHSQQVVRADREDCHELDAEIEQCVFDRFMSISDEIGALIISDYGKGVVTPSLLKKVIDVCEDKNIFVGVDPNESRFSNYRRVSLITPNHHEAGFAYGRRIASVADLNEVGYGLLKQLQARSILITRGGDGMSLFEDGGGVTHIPTFARKVFDVTGAGDTVIALFASAVCAGADLVEAAVVANTGAGLTVAEVGTATVKKAQLRKELQRNIKNGNLESTAVEA, encoded by the coding sequence GTGTCACTGGACGCTGCACGATTCGACGAGATTTCTTCGAAGATTGGCCACGCAAAGGTCATGATTCTGGGCGACATCATGCTCGACGAATACCTGTTTGGGTCAGTGCACCGTATTTCGCCTGAGGCTCCAGTGCCGGTCGTGGAAGTCACATCCGACCGGATTCTGTTGGGAGGGGCGGCCAATGTTGCGGCCAATATCCGAACCCTGGGAGACGAACCGGTGCTGGTTGGTACAGTGGGGGAAGATGAGGCAGCTGCCAAGCTAACAAGACTGCTCGGACAGCGAGGGATTTCCAGTGATTTCTGTGTCACTGACAAATCCCGGCGTACGACTATTAAGACTCGGATCATGGCTCATAGCCAACAGGTTGTGCGGGCTGATCGCGAGGATTGTCACGAACTCGACGCGGAAATCGAACAATGTGTATTCGATCGTTTTATGTCTATTTCAGATGAGATCGGTGCTTTGATAATTTCTGACTACGGTAAAGGAGTGGTGACGCCGTCCCTGCTAAAGAAGGTCATTGATGTTTGCGAGGACAAGAATATCTTTGTGGGTGTCGATCCCAATGAGTCCCGTTTCTCCAACTACCGACGAGTTTCGCTCATAACTCCGAATCATCATGAAGCTGGTTTTGCGTACGGGCGTCGAATAGCATCCGTTGCCGACCTGAATGAAGTAGGTTACGGGTTGCTCAAACAGTTGCAGGCGCGATCAATTCTGATTACTCGCGGAGGGGATGGAATGTCGCTGTTTGAAGACGGGGGTGGCGTGACGCATATTCCCACTTTTGCCCGCAAGGTGTTTGATGTCACGGGTGCCGGTGATACGGTTATTGCGCTGTTTGCGTCGGCTGTCTGCGCCGGAGCTGATCTGGTCGAAGCGGCAGTGGTAGCTAACACTGGAGCCGGCCTGACTGTGGCTGAAGTGGGCACAGCAACCGTGAAAAAGGCGCAACTGCGCAAGGAACTACAACGCAATATCAAAAACGGAAATCTGGAATCAACTGCGGTCGAGGCTTAG
- a CDS encoding DUF3467 domain-containing protein has translation MQQLPPQQQIGVELDEKAAEGIYANLAMILHSPTEIIIDFARIMPRVQKAKVLSRIIMTPMHAKMLHKTLEDNLKKFEGQYGEIKIHSGQPQTSKNIGFESATDRDTEEK, from the coding sequence ATGCAGCAATTACCTCCGCAACAGCAGATTGGGGTCGAACTGGACGAGAAAGCAGCCGAAGGAATATACGCCAATCTGGCTATGATCCTGCATTCACCTACCGAGATCATCATTGACTTCGCCAGAATCATGCCTCGCGTACAAAAGGCCAAAGTTCTCTCACGCATCATCATGACGCCGATGCACGCCAAGATGTTGCATAAAACACTGGAGGACAACCTCAAGAAGTTTGAAGGTCAGTACGGCGAGATTAAAATCCATAGCGGACAGCCGCAAACCTCTAAGAACATAGGCTTCGAATCCGCTACCGACCGCGACACGGAGGAGAAATGA
- a CDS encoding DUF1957 domain-containing protein has product MTKGYFAFVLHSHLPYVMSHGRWPHGTDWLSEATAETYLPMVRMLDELVAEGYHPKLTIGLSPVLCEQLADDSFKDEFTDYLHQKIEAAQLDAEEFHKYGQKSMLATAHFWEKFYGQTREQFEKIGRSILPEFRRLQDSGVLEIITCGATHGYYPLLSRDESLQAQTKMAVKNYKRHFGRAPRGQWLPECAYRPRYEWTPPVPINGRTDSYLRKGSDEFLTENGIDFFIIDSVLLKGGKSLGVYIDRFDALKLLWGQFEEQYKPREEEFDKTPREVYLVSCAPEGKKPTAIFSRDPETGLLVWSGEHGYPGDGSYLDFHKKRFPGGHRYWAVTSSKADLADKVEYNRESALSRCPENASHYTSKVEGILAEYHETSKQPGILVAPYDAELFGHWWFEGHDFLKEALKNMEDSKTVEMTFLSDQLDRKPPSKIISIPEGSWGQGNHHYIWLNKHNDWTWKHIYESEARMCELARYWCEESDQQDDELHELLKQLARELMLMSASDWQFLISTWAARDYAELRMTEHYEDFKRLAALIQIKIDGQSLDEGEKKLFHDCQQRDHLFEDIEIEWFAGVEFPA; this is encoded by the coding sequence ATGACCAAAGGATACTTCGCCTTCGTACTCCATAGCCATCTTCCCTACGTAATGTCGCACGGGCGCTGGCCGCATGGAACAGACTGGCTTAGTGAAGCAACCGCCGAGACATATTTGCCAATGGTCCGTATGCTTGATGAGCTTGTCGCAGAAGGATACCATCCTAAGCTAACGATAGGACTGTCTCCGGTGCTCTGCGAACAACTGGCTGATGACTCCTTCAAGGATGAATTCACAGACTACCTGCACCAGAAAATTGAAGCAGCTCAGCTTGATGCTGAAGAGTTTCACAAGTATGGGCAGAAAAGCATGCTGGCAACGGCTCATTTCTGGGAGAAATTCTATGGACAGACCCGTGAGCAATTCGAGAAGATAGGCCGTTCTATCCTCCCTGAATTTCGGCGTCTACAAGACAGCGGCGTTCTTGAGATCATAACGTGTGGAGCAACACACGGCTACTATCCCCTTCTCTCACGTGATGAATCCCTGCAAGCTCAGACCAAGATGGCTGTCAAAAATTACAAGCGTCACTTCGGTCGTGCACCTCGCGGACAATGGTTGCCCGAGTGCGCCTATCGCCCGCGCTACGAATGGACCCCACCGGTTCCTATCAATGGCCGTACCGACAGCTACCTTCGCAAAGGGTCTGATGAGTTTCTGACTGAAAATGGTATCGATTTCTTCATCATCGACTCCGTGCTGCTTAAGGGTGGCAAATCGCTGGGAGTCTATATCGATCGGTTCGATGCTCTTAAGTTGCTCTGGGGACAGTTCGAAGAACAATACAAGCCCCGGGAAGAAGAATTCGATAAAACACCGCGTGAGGTCTACCTGGTCTCCTGCGCGCCGGAAGGCAAGAAACCAACCGCTATATTCTCCCGCGATCCTGAGACCGGTCTGCTGGTCTGGTCGGGCGAGCATGGCTATCCCGGCGACGGCAGTTATCTTGATTTCCACAAGAAGCGTTTCCCAGGTGGACACCGCTACTGGGCCGTTACATCATCCAAAGCAGACCTGGCCGACAAAGTGGAATACAATCGCGAGAGCGCCTTGTCACGTTGCCCGGAAAACGCCAGTCACTATACTTCCAAAGTTGAGGGTATTCTCGCCGAGTACCATGAAACTTCCAAACAACCAGGGATTCTTGTAGCTCCCTATGATGCCGAGTTGTTCGGTCACTGGTGGTTCGAAGGCCACGACTTCCTCAAGGAAGCTCTCAAAAACATGGAAGATAGCAAGACTGTCGAGATGACCTTTCTCTCGGACCAACTCGACCGCAAACCTCCTTCCAAGATCATATCTATCCCCGAAGGAAGCTGGGGACAGGGCAACCACCACTACATCTGGCTGAACAAGCACAACGATTGGACGTGGAAACATATCTACGAGTCCGAAGCCAGGATGTGCGAACTGGCTCGCTACTGGTGTGAGGAGTCTGACCAACAGGACGACGAACTGCATGAGCTTCTCAAACAGCTTGCTCGCGAACTCATGTTGATGTCAGCCTCGGATTGGCAGTTTCTTATCTCCACCTGGGCGGCACGTGACTATGCTGAGTTGCGTATGACAGAACATTACGAGGATTTCAAACGCCTGGCCGCATTGATACAGATAAAGATCGATGGCCAGTCGCTTGATGAAGGCGAAAAGAAACTCTTCCATGACTGCCAACAGCGTGACCATCTTTTCGAAGATATTGAGATCGAGTGGTTCGCCGGAGTTGAATTTCCTGCCTGA
- a CDS encoding hemolysin family protein: MPELIYCSVVLISYITAYIMSLYSMAVYIDPDDLSTLQSNVTGMRHNFLRRLADDPQLFVQIAAVYNSFALVTISILTYHYFYQMDVPASWPRLALPLTGLVMTWVVYILTVEYLPRRSSRNAINPRMKKHLWFILIVYYLAYPLVRAYRGILASVTSETLVTEEEKEEIVERAIETLAEQAGISESLVEEDEREMISQIFQLDQTVVREIMIPRIQITAIDNGMSFGGIRRLVLKDGHSRYPVYDGSIDKVVGLIYVKDLFNRLPEPGEKFEISSFLRKPYFVPETKIISDLLREFKSRRLHIAMVVDEYGGLAGLVTLEDIIEEIFGEIQDEHDSEQAEFTVLPDGRYQVDAGLMVEDLQERLEIDYEQGDYDTVGGLIYDLVGSVPHKGQIVKWHDLEFVVDKINGQRIVSVTVTLTRNGDRKE; encoded by the coding sequence ATGCCTGAGTTGATATATTGCTCAGTTGTGCTTATCTCCTACATAACGGCCTATATCATGTCGCTGTATTCGATGGCGGTCTATATCGACCCGGACGATCTCAGCACTCTCCAGTCGAATGTAACCGGCATGCGACATAATTTCCTCCGTCGCCTGGCCGATGATCCGCAGTTGTTTGTCCAGATTGCCGCCGTTTACAATTCCTTCGCCCTAGTGACTATCAGCATCCTGACCTATCACTATTTCTATCAGATGGATGTTCCCGCCAGCTGGCCGCGGTTGGCTCTTCCATTGACAGGATTGGTAATGACATGGGTTGTTTATATTCTGACTGTTGAATATCTCCCACGCCGCTCATCACGTAACGCCATCAATCCGCGTATGAAAAAACATCTGTGGTTCATACTCATTGTGTATTACCTGGCCTATCCGCTGGTTCGGGCGTATCGGGGTATTCTGGCGAGCGTTACCAGCGAAACTTTGGTTACGGAGGAGGAGAAGGAAGAGATAGTGGAGCGCGCTATCGAGACTCTGGCCGAACAGGCCGGTATTAGCGAGTCCCTCGTTGAAGAAGACGAGAGAGAGATGATCAGCCAGATATTCCAACTCGACCAGACGGTCGTCCGTGAGATTATGATTCCACGTATTCAGATAACCGCTATCGACAACGGAATGTCCTTTGGAGGAATCCGGCGGTTGGTTCTGAAGGATGGCCACTCGCGATACCCGGTCTACGACGGTTCCATAGACAAGGTTGTCGGATTGATATACGTGAAAGATCTCTTTAATCGTCTTCCTGAACCGGGCGAGAAATTTGAAATCAGCTCCTTCCTCAGGAAGCCGTATTTCGTACCGGAAACGAAAATTATCAGCGATCTGTTGCGCGAGTTTAAGAGCAGGCGTCTTCATATTGCCATGGTTGTGGACGAATATGGTGGACTTGCCGGACTGGTGACGCTTGAGGATATCATCGAGGAAATCTTTGGAGAGATTCAGGATGAACACGATTCTGAACAAGCTGAATTCACCGTCCTTCCCGATGGTCGATACCAGGTGGATGCTGGACTTATGGTCGAAGATTTGCAGGAGCGTCTTGAGATCGACTATGAGCAGGGTGACTACGACACTGTCGGGGGACTAATCTATGACCTGGTCGGTTCCGTCCCTCACAAGGGACAGATAGTCAAGTGGCACGATTTGGAATTCGTGGTCGATAAGATCAATGGGCAGCGTATCGTATCGGTGACTGTTACCCTGACCAGAAATGGCGATAGAAAAGAATAG
- the ybeY gene encoding rRNA maturation RNase YbeY gives MKLNIFRETNVRVPRQKIIALFETICRAESKSAAKGQVNLILTTDSRLRSLNSQYRNINNPTDVLSFNIDSPGNDDRIVGEIYIAAPTATRQARRFGTSLSQELLRLTCHGLLHLFGHDHETSDQRQKMESLEDSYLVVAGGKQDA, from the coding sequence ATGAAGCTCAATATTTTCAGAGAGACAAATGTACGTGTCCCGAGACAGAAGATTATTGCCCTGTTTGAAACAATATGCAGAGCTGAAAGCAAGTCCGCCGCAAAGGGACAGGTTAATCTCATCCTGACGACCGATAGTCGTTTGCGTTCTCTCAACAGTCAGTATAGAAACATCAATAATCCGACGGATGTCCTTTCATTCAATATCGATTCACCGGGCAACGACGATCGCATCGTTGGCGAGATCTACATTGCTGCGCCGACTGCCACTCGCCAGGCCAGACGTTTTGGAACCAGCCTGTCCCAGGAATTGCTTAGACTGACGTGTCACGGACTACTTCATCTGTTCGGCCATGATCACGAGACGAGTGACCAGAGACAGAAGATGGAGAGTTTGGAAGATAGCTATCTTGTCGTGGCAGGAGGGAAACAAGATGCCTGA